GGATCTGGCCGAAGCCGTTGAAGACGTCGTAGTCGCGCCCGACGATCTGCGGCGGCGGGTCGTTCATGGCGAGGATGTACTGCACGTCTTCCGGCGTCGCTTCGAAGCGGAAGTCCTCGACCTTCTTGTTCATGAACAGCTCGCGGGGAATCTCGTAGGAGCGGTAACCCCAGCTCGTGAAGTACGCGTAGGTGACCGCGCTTCCGTCGGACTTGACGTACGGCATGAAGGCGCCGCCGAGCACGTTGGTGAGCTGCGTCAGCTCGCGCGTTTCGATGTCGATGCTGTAGAGGTTGAAGATGCCCGTGCGATCGGACGAAAAGACGACGCTCTTGCCATCGGGCGACCAGTAGGGATCGCGGTTGTCGTAGTGGTCGAATGTCAGCGGACGCAGGTTCGAACCGTCGGCATCGAGTAGCCAGAGATCCTGGCGGCGTTCGCGGAACATGAAGAAACAGAGCGTCGAGCCGTCGGGCGACCATTGCGGCGTTCCGAGCTGCGTCAGATCGTCGAAATCAAGCAGCATGTGGTGGCCGGAGCTGCGGGGATATTCCATCACCGCGAGCTTCTGCGAGCCGCCTTTGTTGATGATGAACGCGATCTTGTCGCCGTTCGGGCTGAACGTCGGCTCGGAGGCGCGAAGCTGGTGCGTGACCTGCTTTTTCTTCTTGCCTTCGACCTCGTAAATATGGAGGTCCGTGTACTGGTAGCCGCGCCATTTGTCGGTCCCCAGCTTGGCGTAGATCAGCATCTTGGAGTCAGGCGACCAGGAGAACGATCCGTAGAGGCTATCGACCTCGATGGGCTTGGTGTCGTTGATCTTCGTCGGATCGGGGTTGGTCTTCTTGATGTAGATCTTCGACCGGAAGCTGTAGTTTCCGTAAGACGACTGCGCCGCGACGTATTCGCCGTCCGGGCTGTACTGCGTGTGGAAGTTCGCCTGGCCGGGGAAGTGCCATTTTTCGACGTCCGTGAGTTCGTCCCACGGCTTGTCGTCGTAGTCCTTGATCTTCATCTGGAAGCCCTTGACTTCCTTATCGACCAAGCTCGCGACCTGGCGGTTGTACTTTTCGGTCAGGTAAGTCTTCCAGCGGTCGTAGAGCTGCTCGCGCGTCATGCCGAGCTCTTTTTCGACCATGGAGCCGTAAAACGGGTGGAACCCGGCGCCGGCCTCGTGCCACATCTTGGCGGGCGCGTCGAGGCCCCAGACCTCGCCGATGTAGGTGTTCAGCGAGAAGCCGGAGTTGTAGACCATTTCACGCTGGAAACTGGCCTTGCTGTCGTAGTTGATGTCCATCTCGTCGATGGTGAGCATGTGGTCCTCCAGGACCATCATGCGCATGATCATCTCGCGGTGGCTGTCGTAGAGATCGCCTCCGTAGAGCTCGGCGTCGTACTGCGCGACGCCCTCGATCATCCAGGTGGGGAGCGTTTCCGTGCCGTAGATGATGCCGGCGCCGGCGTCGAAGTTGTATTTTCGGCTCGTGCGCGAGCCGCCGATCAGGACGCCGAAGAAATTCTCGCGGAACTTCGAGGCGGATTTCAGCGAAATGATGTGGGCCAGCTCGTGCGCGAACACGTCGTCGATCCACTCCGCGCGGCCGCGGAGGGGATAATAGAGGGTGCTCGCCCAGAGGGTGATCCAGTTGAAATTGTGGGCCGCCCAGCCGTTGGAGTAGTCCTCGGTGTCGATCAGGACGACGTTGAGCTTGTCGTAGAGCTCGTAATTGTACGTGCGGGCGTCGTGCTCGTAGATGTCCTCCGCCACCTTGTACAGGTAGCGGGCGAACATTTCGACCTCGGGGTAGTAGTAGATGACGAAGTGCTCGGTTTCGACGTATTTCCAGTCGAGTTCGGGGTGGTTCGCGCCTTCCTCAAAGAGGATGAAGGAGGCGTTGGCCGCCGCCGGGGCGAGCGTCATCACCGCGAGGATCAAGGCCAGCGCGGCCGCCGTATTTCGGATCGCTCGGGTCATGGTCCCTCTCGGCATCGTCGTCGTGTGCCCTTCCGCCAAAACCGTCAAAACCGCCTTTCGATGTGTCTTCATCACTGCCACCTCTTGATCAGGCCGAGGGTGTAAGTGATTCCGACGGCTTCGTAGGTTTCCAGATCAAGCGGCGGCAGGAAGAAGCTCCGGGATGTCACCAGGAAGCTTCTCTGGCCCGCCATCGGGATATCGGCGCCGAAGAAGAGATCGCCGGTGAAATGGTCGAGCAAGCCGCCGAAATCCTGCCAATGGACCTTCGGCTCCAGGCTGGCCATGTACCCGGGGGTATCCTCGACGATGTTCGAGTTGCCCTGATTGTCCTGAAAGCGCGAATTCCAGAGGCGCTGCATGTAGTGCGCCTCCGTGGCCAGGACGAGCTTGCTCAGGAAAAACTTGGCGTCGTGCCACTGCAACGCCAGTTCGAAATCGCCCTTGACCTGATCGGCCAGGTCCATCTCGCCAGGCGAATATTTGGTGGCCGCGGGCAGGCGCCAGTTATAACCGCCGTGCGCCTCGACCGACACGTAATCGAAAAACTGCTGCTTGACCGCGAGGCCGGCGTAGAAATCCGGCGTGCCGGTCGTCAGGTAGGTTCGGACCTCGGAGCCGCGGCGCGGGTTGTCGTTGCCGGTCGGCGCCTTGTAGATGAACTCGAGCGCGATGTCGGTCGTCGGGTCCTCCGCGCGGAACAGCGAATACGCCGACCAGACCTCGACATCGCCAAGCTGCGGCAAATCGGCCTCCCAAAGCTTCCAGAGCTCATGGTGGTCGACGAAGTCGATGAAAGCCTCCTCGACCGTGGTGCCGTAGGTGTTGTCGCGGCCCGTGCGGTAGTTGGGACCGTCCGGATCGGTCAGCAGCGTCTCTTTGTAGACGAAGGGGAAATTCACCCCGGCCGACCAGCGGTCCGTGAAGCCGCCGGCGAATCCGAGGTTGAAGGTCTGCTTTTTCGACCGGAATCCACCCTCGACAAGATCGCCGTCCTCATCCCAATAGTGCTTCGCGAATTTATACTGAAAAGACGTGGTTACCTCGTAAACACGCCGCGAATAGACGATCGGCTGCGCGACGTACGCGCTCGGGTATTCGAAGGGGCGGTTCAGGCGATGGTCGATCGTCGCCTCCCCCCAAAAATCCTCCTCGCCTTCCTCTTCGTCGTCATCGGCCGCAAACGCGTAGGCCGCGCCGAGCACGAAAAGAAGAAGGCAGGTCACCAACAAGACCCGGAGCTTCATCATACGCATCCTTTCGTTGGCGTATCCTGCGCGTCCTTGACAATCGCCGGGAAAATTATCCGGCCCTATTAAGGGATTTGCCCAGCCCTGTCAAGCAACGCCGCCGTTTTTACGCCGTTTCGCCGATCCCGTTCGCCCGTTTGAGCGCCACGCGCGCCCCGGGCGCGAAAGCCTCGCCTGGCCTGCCGCCTCGCCGGCTCGCGCGCCACCCGAATAATCCCATTTTCAACATCGAAAATGTGGATAACTATTTATTTTCAATGCACTAAATTACACCGCTTCAATCCTCGATGATTTCCACATTGGCGCGCGGCACCGTCACCGGCGCCGTCTCCCCGTCCAGCAGCACGCCCAGAACGCGCGCGCGGCTGCCGGAATCCAGCACCGCCGGCGCCGAGGGCAGATCGACCACCTTGCCCAGGCGCCCGAAATACGGCACGCGAATGACGCGCACCGGCATGCCCGCCTCAAGCCCCTTGGCCACGACCGCGGCAGCCGCCTCGCCCGTCGCCGCCGCGGGGTCGGTCGGAATGATGACCTCCGGCCGGATCACGCCCGCGCGGATCTGCGTCGCGCCGTTGATGCTCGCTTCCTGTCCCTCGTGCGCGCGCAGCAGATCGAACGTGCGCTCGGCCATGCGGATCTCGCCAAAGCCCTCGGTCGTCACGAGCGTGACCCCGAGCTTTTCATGCCCGGTGATCGCCACGCCCAGGTCGCGCCCGAGAAACGCCCGCAAATCCTGATCGTGGAAGCCGCCGGCCACGACGCCGCGCACCTTGTGCGCGATCGCCTTTTTGAGCGCCGCCGCGGTGACGAGGCTGCCGCCGACGACGATCTTGCCTTCGTGTTCGGGCTTGATGTGCGCCTCGTCCAGGCGCTCGCCCGGATCGGTGCAAGCCATGACGATCGGGCCGTGCGTCTCGCCGCCGACGCCGAAGATGCCCTGAACGAGAGCGCCGTGCGTCTCCACGACGCACCCCTCGCCCTCGATGATCTCGACGACGCGGCCGCGCACGTAGGCGCGGACCTCGACGGGGATCGGCGCACCGCGCAGTAGCACCTGGCCGGTCACCTTGTTCACGTCCTCGATGGTGCCGTCGATCGTGGCCTTGGCCTCGGATTTGAACATGCCGAAAAAGCTCGTCGAACGCGCGATGGCTTCGCCCTTTTCGCAGGCCTCGTCGATCTTCTTCACCATCGCCGAAGGGACTTCTTCCGGAGACAGGCCGAGCGTCCCCGCGACGTTGACGAGGGTCGCCTCGCCGGGAAGGCTCGTGCGCGCGACGATGTCGTCCGGAAGGACGTCCTGCCCGACGGTCACGGCCACTTCGCCGGTGAGCGGGAGAATGCGCCGCTTGCGCAGCGTGACGCCGGTGGCGACCTTGAGGCCGGGGGTGTAGGCGTGCGACATCTTACCCCGTCCTTTCGCGAACGAATTCGCGGTCGGGGTAAACGTCAAGCTCGCGGATCCAGGCGGACAGCTTCGCGACGCGATCCGCCGCCGCGCCCGGCAGCTCGATCGGGCGTCCGCGGCCGTCGAGGATCAGCCCGACCGTGCCGCCGTGGACCTCGCGCGTGATTTCCTGCCCCTTGCCGGCGCCGCAATCGACGCCGCGCACGGGCTTCATCGTGACCTTCGCGGTGGTCGCGTCCGCGAGCGGGAAAAACTTCATTTCGCCCGCGGCAAGCGAGCCGGATTCCGTTTTGCCTGCCGGGAATTCGATGCTGTACGCGGCCAGCTCCTTGCCCGGCTTCACCGCGCCGACCGGCGCGACGCATTCGCCCAGATAAACGAGGCAGTCCTTGACAAACACCTCCGTCGCGGCGGTCGGATGCACCTGCGCGGTGACGCCCAGGTGCGGCATCATGAAGATCGAATCCTTCGCGAGGCGCGTGAATCCCTCGGGCTGGAACGCGTCGATCAGCATCATCGCCGTCTGGCTCATGAGCGGGGCGTGGGAGAGCACGCCGCCGGAGGCAACGAGCAGATTCAGCTTCATCATGTTGACGAGCGTCTCACCGGAGGAGGACTGATCGAAGGTGTCGCCGATCGTGCGCTGCTGCTGCACGCCCTTGAGCGTGGTGGCGAACGATTTGTGCTGCACGAACGCCAGGCGCAGCGCCTCGCGGGCGACGGCCTGCTCGAAGATGAGCGCCTCGAGCGTTTGCGGGATCGTCGTCGGGCGGATCATCTTGTTCTTGACGGAATCGCGCAGGCCGATCTCGTCGATGTCGAAGGGCACCCAGCGCATCACGTTCGCGAGGCCCGCCTCGGCAACGACGTTGGAAATGGAATAGCTCATGCCGAGGTTCGCGGACACCGTGCGGTTGAACTGTCCGTCGAACACCGAGAACACGTCCGTCGTGGCGCCGCCGATATCGACGCACACGGCGTTGATGCCCTGATCCTCGGCGATCGTCTTCAGGATGTTCCCCACGGCGGCGGGCGTCGGCATGATCGGCGCGTCGGTCCACTCCATCAGCTTGCCGTAGCCCGGCGCCTGCGCCATGACGTGCTCCATGAACAGCTCGTGGATCTTCTCGCGCGCGGGGGCGAGATTTTCCTGTTCGAGCACCGGGCGGAGGTTATCGACGATGAAAAGGTCGGTCTTGGCTTCGAGTTCCTCGGCGATGTATTCGCGCGCGTCCTTGTTGCCGGCGTAGATGACCGGCAGCTTGTAGGCCGACCCGAGGCGCGGGCGGGGATTTGCCGCCGCGATGATTTGCGCCAGTTCCACGACGTGGCTTTTCGTGCCGCCGTCGATGCCGCCGGAGACGAGCATCATGTCCGGCCGAAG
This bacterium DNA region includes the following protein-coding sequences:
- a CDS encoding glutamate mutase L; translation: MSAIDPEKVNVILATDCGSTTTKAILIQKVNGEYRQTHRGEAPTTVEAPFEDVTMGVLNAVTEVGELAGRRLVDDEGRIIRPARDGEGCDLYISTSSAGGGLQMMVAGVVRKMTAESAERAALGAGSIVMDVICSNDNRLPHEQIERIRQLRPDMMLVSGGIDGGTKSHVVELAQIIAAANPRPRLGSAYKLPVIYAGNKDAREYIAEELEAKTDLFIVDNLRPVLEQENLAPAREKIHELFMEHVMAQAPGYGKLMEWTDAPIMPTPAAVGNILKTIAEDQGINAVCVDIGGATTDVFSVFDGQFNRTVSANLGMSYSISNVVAEAGLANVMRWVPFDIDEIGLRDSVKNKMIRPTTIPQTLEALIFEQAVAREALRLAFVQHKSFATTLKGVQQQRTIGDTFDQSSSGETLVNMMKLNLLVASGGVLSHAPLMSQTAMMLIDAFQPEGFTRLAKDSIFMMPHLGVTAQVHPTAATEVFVKDCLVYLGECVAPVGAVKPGKELAAYSIEFPAGKTESGSLAAGEMKFFPLADATTAKVTMKPVRGVDCGAGKGQEITREVHGGTVGLILDGRGRPIELPGAAADRVAKLSAWIRELDVYPDREFVRERTG